cagtggagatgatcgtggacttcaggagaaacccccctgcactccccccactcaccataaCCCGTGGTGCGCTCTGGGTACTTTTcattgaaacaaaaaataaaagcagatatTATAGCATGATTATTATAATCTGTTTAAGTTAAAAGATGGTATTTGATTTAAGGCTAAAAAATTTAATGCTACAGACGTTGAAGAATTCGAGCAGAATGGTGCAGAAGATAAAGGCGAATGTTATTTCTGTTAACTGTATAGCAACAGAGTTCCAGGTTATCaagtcatgtcacctttatttatatagtgtttcTAACAAGAccaattgtgtcaaagcagctttaattacagtattaaatatgaaaattgtcAAAAATGCAAAAGAACAAAAGTAAACGCTCAATGTTCAGTTAAACAATCGATGCTTTATAGGTATTTTTCCTCCGTGATTTCCTTATTGATTTTATAATAGTTTCATATTAAATGTGTGCCTGATATTTATCTGTAactatttattttctcaaaatattataaaaatagcgGGAAATGAAACAAAGGAAACCCAGTCGGGTGGGTGTCGTTCAAACATGGAGTGGTGGGTGGAGCTATGATTTAAGCTCCTGTGATTGGCTCTGCTCCAGTGCATACAAGTTTATGGGTCTGACCAATGACAACACGGAATCACGAGGTCCCACAGAATTAGCATAGGCGAGTGAATAAATAGCCCGGTATGAGTTCAGCCTGCTACTGATATCTAAGAGTTTGAATCGGAAGCATCATCATGCCTGAACCAGCGAAGTCCGCGCCGAAGAAAGGCTCCAAGAAGGCCGTCACCAAGAGCGCCGCGAAAGGAGGAAAGAAGCGCAGAAAGTCCAGGAAGGAGAGCTACGCCATCTACGTGTATAAAGTGCTGAAGCAGGTTCATCCTGACACCGGGATCTCTTCGAAGGCGATGGGCATCATGAACTCTTTCGTCAACGACATCTTCGAGCGCATCGCCGGTGAGTCGTCTCGTCTCGCTCACTACAACAAGCGCTCCACCATCACTTCCCGAGAGATCCAGACCGCCGTGCGTCTGCTGCTGCCCGGGGAGCTGGCCAAACACGCCGTGTCTGAGGGCACCAAAGCCGTCACCAAGTACACCAGCTCCAAGTAGAGCAGTCCGACACCGAGACACAccccaaaggctcttttaagagccacccagCTACTTCTTAAAAGAGCGGTTATTGTTAAGATGTAAGCTTAAGGTTAAATCATAAATGAATGTAAGTTGAGAGCAATGATTTTAAGTACCGATATTAAACCAGCGCTTCTCAAACTTCAGAAGAATCAAATTGCAACAGTTGTTATGGGAATCATTTGATTTTATGAAGATCAAATTTTACGAGTTGTATACAGACCAACTCATAATAATTAAAGCTTACATTTGGGACTTTTATTTCAACTTAAAACATTTTGGTTTAGTAAGTGTAACCTTGATTTAGAATTAGAACCTTGAACTCTGATTTACCTCGTCAGACTTTTTTAAATCTGTTATTATTGTTCGTTAGTATGGAGCAAAGTCCTGCAGTCTGAGATCCTCTTCTATGTATTTACTATCATCTCAAGATGACTGAAGTCTCTGAGACTGAATGCAGAGACAAAAACAGCTCTAAATATAACTGCAGTGTATTACTGTACCACAGCTTACATCGATCAGCTGCCTTTGAGAGAAAAGGTTATGATGGACAACTCTACAAAGAAATAATATATTCAGGACTAAAGACTTGAGACTGACTATGTGACATGCTACGTTTGATTGTGAGCTTTTCTTAATCTTCTTTATAAAACttggattttatttttcttcacttGTTATTGTATTTagattgtatgtttgtgttttattaatatattcatatagtCATGAATGGTCTCACAacattgtattttgtttataaaaaaaaaatcaataaatcaatccttaagattttttttcctccCCAAGTGTCTATAAATATTTAGGTGTTAAttcactgcaaaaataaataaaaatacaagtaatGATTTGTCCATAAAACGGTTGATATTTAAGTTATGTAactatattttttaatacattttccaaCACATAATTtcttaccttttttattattgtttcccCCGTCCCACCATCTTGTAAGAAAAAGCCAAATATACTGGAACTTGGGAAAAAAATGGAGCCCATCTCAAATTGACATTCATGTACCCTGAGCTTTTAAGCATACCTGcttgattaatattaataataataataataaaaaaaacaatcatttaattattattattcttttttcacCCCCCCTCCCCTTCTATATTGTATTATACACTTCTTGTATATaatatttgtgtttctgtttaagctcttcctcatcatcattgtcttcatcctcctcctcctcttcagcatcttacacacacacacacacacactcacactcacggaaactcaagcccctttcacactgcacgtcggacacggcaaattgccggaacattgccaggtcgccttctgtgtggaagcaaacacgtcccgttccaatgaaaaaatatgtgcaaactgtaatgaagcagggatcagttagttcctcaccttccacgctgacgccgagatcgttcacCAAGGGAGGCACTGATATTAATACCCAAATACTTGAAACCACTGGGACACAATTTTAGAGATCCAGAGAGAATTCCAATATCATTGTCTGGTATATTAATTGGAAAGGCCTCACTTTTTGAGTAATTTAACTTATAACCAGATACAGCACTGCTTGCTTTAGCACATATTGCTTTAGGCACTGAAATAATGGGGGAAAATAATTAAttgaagtgacatacagctaagtatggtgacccatactcagaatttgtgctctgcttttaacccttccaaagtgtgtgtgcacacgtgcatgtgcacacacacacacacacacacacacacctggagcagtgggcagccctttatgctgcagcgcccggggagcagttgggggttcagtgccttgctcaagggcacctaagttggtattgaaggtggagagagcactgtacatgaactccccccacctacaattcctgccggcccgagactcgaactcacaacccttcgattgccagtccgactctctaaccattaggccacgacttcccttggaTTAGTTAAGAATAATAAGAGTTCCATTTCGAACTtcaaactgtgtcctctaggggtcgctttgggggaacacctcgtcctgacccgtgtctgaagcatacattttaaaaaacactaaCTTGTTGGCCAGTGACAgtctccgacgtcactaccggcgtgactaCAAATAAGCACTGGGAGAGCacatcatcttcttcatcttcactgactgttttgtttgaagcgtgcatctgaaagaagcTTGTTTAtaatggcgacaactagcaagcgtttagacaatgtgtgcatctgtgtcggctttatttgacacccgatgacacacacaatctttgcgtcatttgtttgggtgaagagcacgcacgcgatgtctttgaggaggcaatctgagtgcattgtgagcgtttttttcaagggaaaaagctccgctctcgttcgtctctcttctgaaagaaaaggggaaaaaaggcagccatctgcttcccgcggttcaggacctgtccgAACTGAGGCACggaagagaatgagctcgtgagaatacaggtggatctgtctgaatggtttaaagagggactttccctttcgcgctcataataaaaaaagactgagccttctcaattctcctgccctgcgtatgtagagctgttggaggttattgagtgAAAATTACCTTTTGGCCATAgcccctccagctcaggtgagacTTTCGTTTcagcatgatctccatacagagattaaaaagaaataaaagatgccgttttcttctcgcatccatcggttttggCATGAAAgcaatctgccgacatcgaggtgatgcgcgaaagcggctatgagggaatgccccctgtagaaagagctaaaatttttaaatttataaataatttttatctttggaaattttttctttctgcaggggaaacatcctctcttaatctccctccttgccatctaagccccttcagaaaatcatctcgcttaaatggcaaggcatacgcagtagcaggtcaggctgtggctttattacacacaatgctggtgcttcaagcatatcagactgatctgctaagagacctggatagaggcaggggccatttttctgatcaggtagctgagctgcgccgcaccacggatctctctctgtgctaccaagcaggctgccTCTGCCATGGGCGGGACTAggggcggccatggtggcagcggggagacatctgtggatgaacctggcataCATTCGgaggaaagaaaaggctttcttctcaatgctcaggtttcgccttctgaacttttcggtatttctGTTGAGACGGcaatttgagaagttcagggagatgaaggcgcactctgctgctttcagatccttcgttccacgaaggtccaggtctgagcctgaaCAACATACGGGTCCTGGCTTGTctcaatctgaggatcaaagacgggcacagaaggctagagtaatgtaaccctctctgtatatacttatttgtattaaattgctggtggttacgtgtctactaataaactcttgTGAGTTTCCTTttcagtgctcagttacagtgtttactaaacactcaccagcaccagccatccggcttcatgttccagtattaggcggctgagatcacaggtttctgagggagcctccttgatcatcaggcctggcacagcactgcagggaatttcatggatgtctggccaggtcaccccgaggggtctctaTTTGTCTCTTCGTTccctatttgggtgattctcgtggtaatttagctcgcctttttccaaaaaaagatCGCTTATGAGCgcactactctgagctcggagttctcctctcatatgagactgaattctctgtttttttttctccagagcgctccagtattgtttccatagattgagttgatgactctcaatcatactgttttgagatgcaacattccatctatgagctgctctatcagagtgccacgaaagcccctccttagaacagtatttaaaaaaccatgctatggtaagtgtgcacgtgaagtctttgcacactttctgaagtccacactgtggtaagttcgcatgctagtattctgcgttctttctaaaatcctatatggtgagggcttcgcgcggttgcttcgtgccctttcttgagctgGTAAAAGCTctcgttcatcttgggcgccagtccacctatgtatcctcagatacctatctaaacagggtgttgctactagagaactgtcgagacagctctttcagcaagcttatgcgtaagctagcggtagcccctgtatgacaggcaagacttggtagaaatggtaggttcttagccgtatccctttaaaggaatcttttctGATGCCAAGCCTTAAAACCCTTTAAGGTACTACTCAACCATTTGGTAGACCACACTTTAAGTCACTATTTCACTGAAAAATGCATCCAGCTTATCTCCACCTGAATGAGCCATCTCTACCGTTTGGTGTAGTTGTGTAATGCTAAAAAAATCCACTAGATGGGACTGTGTCTGTGAGCAGCATGCCTTTTCCGCGTTCCTTCAAACCGGAAGTGACACAGCGCCAATTCACTCATCCTTTGATGACGCATATCGGCGGGACTTTTAAAGGTAAGGCTATTTTGTTGACATATTATCATTTCAGAGGAGTTGTTAAACATAATTATGTAActtaattcaacaaaaataagtattataagggtcaaataattttttcaaaacatgCTCTACCAAACGGTTGAGATGTCATTTTATAGTAGAGAAGCTAGCTAATGTTGCTAAAATGAGCTAATGTTTCCTACCTATTTACAATGAACTATTTACAATGAACAAAAGGGTTAgtgttgttaaaattattaatttaatattattcaattacatatttgatgaaaaatattttatcaatataattttttcaccATTTCTGTACGGTATATGGTAAATATCAAGAATAAAATTGAAGAATTAACACCAATTCTGGTGTTACTATTAATTTCCTAATTTAAAATTGTCTATGTTTGTGTATTACTAGATGACTAATATTGTAAGAGTACATGGTTTGTAATACAAAttgttttctttatgttttaGACATAATAGATGGACGTCAAATCATTTTACAGTTCGAGACCACGCACTTTTCTGGCCCTAGTGCCAGAAAATCCTGAGGACTCAGATGCGGATCTGAGTGATGATGACCCTGTAGAGGATCCAGATTATCTGCCCACACCAGCAGAAGAGAGTGGGGACACTTCTTTTGATTCAGTGGATGAGGAGGAGGTTGCTTTAACAAGTTCATCCCCTAAACCACCATCCAAAAAGAAGAGGAGAATGGGGaaaaactccctgaaaactgttTCTTTGGCAGAGCTACAGGACACACCTGAACCATCACCCCCAGATGAAAAGGAAGGCAGAAGAAGATTGTGGCGGCATGAAGATATTGAGACATTCCAGGTTCCAGACTCAAGTTTTAACCACCCTGATGCTGTAAAGACACcctttcattattttaaaatgctcttCACAGATGAGATGATTACACATATCTCTGAGCAAACCAATCTCTACGCTGCCCAGGAGCTGGGAGATCCAATCAGCACCAGTCCTGAAGAGATTGAAAAATTCCTGGCAATGCTTCTCTTCATGGGTGTTTTCAGTTTCCCAGCCATCGATGACTACTGGTGCATTGAGTCACGGTTCGATGTGATAGCCGATATTATGCCAAGGAGAAGATTCAAGCTGTTACGCCGGTACCTTCATTTTAATGACAATCAGCAGTGCGATGGCAGTCCAGATCGGTTCTACAAAATCCGCCCCCTTTTTGACATGCTTCGTCAGCAGTGTCTTCTGATCTCATCCACTTACCAGCACAGTGTGGATGAGGTCATGGTGGCGTATAAAGGCACAAGGGCTGGCTCTCTCCGCCAGTATATTGCCAACAAGCCAGACAAGTGGGGCTTTAAATTGTTCTGCCGGGCCAGCTCATCTGGCATCATTCATGACTTTCTGCTTTATCAGGGGGCATCCACATTCTTCAACGTTGCCCTAACTGAGCAGGAGGAGGCACTGCTTCTAGGGGCCAAACTTGTGACAACACTCTGCAAAACCATCACACTGCCAAGACTTTCAGTCGTCTTCTGTGACAACTTCTTCACCAGTTTCGACTTGGTCCAGAACCTGCAAGAGAACCTGGGCATCAGGTGCATTGGCACTGTCCGACCAAACCGCATGGGTGGAGCAACCTTAAAGACGGACAAAGAGCTGATGAAGGAAGGACGTGGAGCTTTTGACTTCATGTCTGCTGAAGGGCTGCTCGCAGTGAAATGGTTCGATAATAAATGTGTGAGCTTTCTTAGCAGTGCCAGTGGGATCACACCTCTTTCCTCTGTCAAACGGTGGAGCAAAGAGGCCAAAGCAAAGGTCGCTGTCGCGTGCCCTTCACTCATCCCTGCCTACAATAAGCATATGGGAGGCATTGATCTGTCTGACATGCTGGTACACATGTACAAGACCCCGGCGAAATCCAGGCGATGGTACCTTCCGCTGTTTGGATACATCCTAGACCTCTGCATCTCAAATGCCTGGCTCGTCTACAAGCGGGACTGCAGCTTCCTGAAAGAAACACCACTGCCTCTCAAAAAGTTCCGACTGGCAGTCGCACACACTATGGCTCAAGTCAACAAGCCAGCATCCAAAGTTGGCCGACCTTCATCATCCTCTCCACCACAGACTGTGTAATGGAACATTATCCATTGTATCAATAAGTCCACCAGTATTTGTTTCACTGACGATAGTTATTTATTCCGTGTTTTGAACAATGAGACCTGTGTTATGTTACACTGTATATAGTTAAATGAGTATCATAAATGTGTGTCAGCTAGGTGACTATTGGCTTTATCTAGCTACCATTCTTTAGTCGGGGTAGCCCTAATTCCTACAGTAATCGTGAATCACATCTCAATTGCAATATCCCTCAAAATACTAAATATGTTTTTACCACATTGTTCAGCCCTTACTGCACAGTGGAGGCTTTCTTTTTCTCCCACTgacattaaaatcaaatcaaatatattcaaatcttgtgtgaagttttgcaccagcacacacacacacacacgcatgcacgcgtgcgcgcacacacacacaaacactctcactcgATGTGTTTGGAGCCATCAATAGCAGTCATCAGATTTTTTATTGGCCAAGAACTTGCACTTAATATGACTTGTCCtgaatgttgtttttgtattatgaACAGACATCTCAACCGTTTGGTAGAGGACTGTATCTAAAATACTGTTgggtctcatttaaaaaaaaatactgattgttgttattgttatcataattgaataataaatgcaaagaaataatttttcctttgcttttttcATAGTGCGTACCTTAAAGGGTtaagctctaccctgggccgaggccctaacatttaagttgggtatgtagcttaggccttttggctgTAAGGgttactgtcacagacagccgtctaaacgtcccaggggcagcTTCCATGaaaaatggtagagttggtacttagtgttcgccATGATCCTGGCCTGCACTTCCCTTCAGCATGGCGGCGTGTGTATACTTTTCCCCtaagtgacccctagaggacgcagtttgaagttccctcgaaagggagcTGTCtcaggttactaatgtaaccatagtttcctgagtagggaacgagacactgcgtcctctagctccctcccatgcttcggatgcaagcttcagatgaagaagtaaatgacgtgctctcccggtgcttatttatagtcgcgctggtagtgatgttggaggctgtcgccggccaaaaagttggtgttttttcaatgtatgcttcagacaagggtcacgacgaggtgttcccccaaagcgacccctaggggatgcagtgtctcgttcctgactcagggaactatggttacattcgtaacctgagacagatTGTCTGTATATAGACATAGTTGCTGCTCATCTATGCCAAATGTTATAACTGTAATTGATGGATCAAACCAAATGGCTATAGCTAATGGTTCTATAGCGATGGCAAATAAACCAGGTGAGCTTGGGCATCCCTGCCTGCAACCTCTGGAAAGTGTGAAGGCATCCGACAAAACTCCATTAGTCATAATTTGAGCCTTGGGGCATTACAGAGCGTTTTTATATATTGAATAAACGTATTGCCGAAATTCATAGCTCTCAATGTGCGTACAAGGAAATTTGGCTCTATTCTGTCGAATGCCTTCTTAACATCCATCAATAGAATCGTCATGGGATGTTCTTGTTTCTAAGCAGTATAAAGTACATGAAACAGTCTTCGAACATTGTCTGCTCCCTGTCTATTTTTGATAAAACCGGTTTGGTCTGAATGGATAATTTTGGTGATGACATATTCTAGTCGTAAAGCAATTATTTTGGATAAGACCTTGTAGTCAGAATTCAATAAACTGAGAGGCCTATAGGAGCCACATTTTTGTTGATCTTTTCCTGGTTTAGGTAGCAATGTTATTGTCGCAATCTCCAGTAAGTATGGTAATACTTGATTGTCTAGTGCTTCTCTAATCATGTTAGTTAAAGGGGTCAGGAGCTTTTTAGCGAATACTTTGAAGTATTCGATTGGAAATCTATCCGGCCAATGTGCTTTATTATTCTGTAAAGAATTGATAGCACCAAGGTCCTTCTTTTTGATAATCCAACTTCAAGAAGATCTTTATCCACTGTATTAATTTTAGGGATAAATAGTCtatccaaaaagttttttttttattattattattatttcagtataAGTATATTCATTATCAAAATCACTTTTATACAGTGcttgataatattttttaaattccaaATTTATATCTTTTGGATCTTCTAAACATCTGCCATTCTCTGCCTTAATAGAATGGATACATTTTTCagaatcttcttttttaattttccatGCAAGTAGTTTACTCGTTTTATTGCCAAattcataataatgataatttgtcCCAGCCAAAGCTGCTTCAACTTTACTAGTGCATAGGTTATTATATAATACTCGTGTTTTACTTAGAGCATTATAAgactcaggtttttttttttgtcaaggaaTGATCTTGCTCCAATATTCTGATGTCTTTTTTTCTAAGTGTGATAATGTTTCTCTCCTTACCTTATTTTTATGTGCTACATATGACATAATATGTCCTCTCATATAAGCCTTAAGGGCTTCCCAAATATTAGAATGAGAAGAGGAATTCAAGTTAGTTTCTAAGTATACATGAATGTGATTATTCATAAAAGTAATAAATTCTGGGTCTTTCAACAGATAGCCCCTGAATCTCCATCTATAAGAGTCAGATTCAGGTGGGCCAACCTCTAGTTCCATCTTTATGGTATTATGATCGGAAAGAGTAGATGCTAAATAGGAGCAAGCTTTTACTTTTGACAAATCATTCTTTGGTGTCAGAAACATATCAATTCTTGAATAGGTATTATGAACACTAGAATAAAATAGTTAGTCTTTTTGATTTGGATGTAGTGATCGCCATGCATCACTTAAGCCTAGTTCTTTCATTCCTTGGATAAGAGTTGCTGCTGatttagataataaaaaaaaagatttgggtGAAGAACGGTCCATTGATGGATTTAGAACCAAATTAAAGTCACCTCctacaataaattattaaattatttaaaaatgtgggaTCGTCTATGTTAGGTCCATACAAAGACACAAGCGtaaatttattcaaatttataACACAATCTATAAGAACTAATCTACCACACTTATCTGTTTCAACTGAGTTTAACTTGAATCTCAGATTCTTGTTAATAAGCAATGCTACTCCTCTTGCCTTAGAGGAAAATGAGGAATAAAAAACATGGCCTACCCAGTCCCTTCGTAACTTAATATGTTCAAGATCAGTGAGGTGGGCCTCTTGAATAAATGCCATATTGGCAGATTGTCTCTTTAAGTATGTTATGATTTTCTTTCTCTTAATTGAGGAAATTAATTCATCTTACATTTAGTGAAATACAGTTCAGTAGCCCAGTCATATTGCTACAATATAAGGGGCTGACATATTTGCATTACACAGAgagtacacatttatatatataaaaaagaaaaaaataagagggAAAATGTATGTATTGACTCTGAATGTTAATTTTGATATTACAATTATTGTGTCTAGTTAGACAAAGTACGACCAATAACATGCATAAACACCCATCCCCCCATTCCGCATCCCTAAAAAattgggaaaaaaacaaaaacaaaacataccaTGAAAAAATCGCAATAAAAAGAACATAAGGTAGGTATATTCGAACTTCTAAACTAACAAGACAGCTTCAACAGTTGCTAGAGATGGAGAGATTATCATGCTTCACGACAGAAGTATTGTACAACTCAACCAGACTTACTCTCTCTTCACCAACATGCTACTGAATCTTAAATAAATGCCTCCCTTTCCTGTAATTTTCCCAACTTTTTTGCCATTTCTTttcaaatactatatatatatatatatatatatatatatatatatatatatatatatatatatatatatatatatttacttattgtaATTTGGAATTCAGCTTGTGGTTGTGCAGGGTCTTCTTTGCAATCTGATCAACCTTATTGGAAGGTTCATGTCAGTGCTTTTTATGTCTATATGAATGTTTAAATCAACAAATGGCATTGGAAACAACCAGGGAGGTATCGCCGGAGTCGCTACTGATGGTGCAATATCAATCTCATCTAGACCTATTCTCTGTGCTTCCTTCTCAACAATCCAACCAAATCTTATGacttctttacatttacatttacatttaatcatttagcagacgcttttatccaaagcgacttacaacccgaattccggaaaagttgggacgttttttaaattttaataaaatgaaaactaaaggaatttcaaatcacatgagccaacattttattcacaatagaacatagataacgtagcaaatgtttaaactgagaaattttacacttttatccacttaattagctcatttaaaatttattgcctgctacaggtctcaaaaaagttggcacgggggcaacaaatggctaaaaaagcaagcagttttgaaaagattcagctgggagaacatctagtgattaattaagttaattgatatcaggtctgtaacatgattagctataaaagctttgtcttagagaagcagagtctctcagaagtaaagatgggcagaggctctccaatctgtgaaagactgcgtaaaaaaattgtggaaaactttaaaaacaatgttcctcaacgtcaaacatcatcaaaagattcagagaaactggagaaatctctgtgcgtaagggacaaggccggagacctttattggatgcccgtggtcttcgggctctcagacgacactgcatcactcatcggcatgattgtgtcaatgacattactaaatgggcccaggaatactttcagaaaccactgtcggtaaacacaatccgccgtgccatcagcagatgccaactaaagctctatcatgcaaaaaggaagccatatgtgaacatggtctagaagcgccgtcgtgtcctgtgggccaaggctcatttaaaatggactatttcaaagtggaatagtgttttatggtcagacgagtccaaatttgacattcttgttggaaatcacggacgctgtgtcctccgggctaaagaggagggagaccttccagcatgttatcagcgttcagttcaaaagccagcatctctgatggtatgggggtgcataagtgcatacggtatgggcagcttgcatgttttggaaggctctgtgaatactgaaaggtatataaaggttttagagcaacatatgcttccctccaaacaacgcctatttcagggaaggccttgtttatttcagcaggacaatgcaaaaccacatactgcagctataacaacagcatggcttcgtcgtagaagagtccgggtgctaacctggcctgcctgcagtacagatctttcacctatagagaacatttggcgcatcatttaacgaaaaatacgtcaaagacgaccacgaactcttcagcagctggaaatctatataaggcaagaatgggaccaaattccaacagcaaaactccagcaactcatagcctcaatgcccaga
This region of Carassius carassius unplaced genomic scaffold, fCarCar2.1 SCAFFOLD_79, whole genome shotgun sequence genomic DNA includes:
- the LOC132133953 gene encoding histone H2B-like; the encoded protein is MPEPAKSAPKKGSKKAVTKSAAKGGKKRRKSRKESYAIYVYKVLKQVHPDTGISSKAMGIMNSFVNDIFERIAGESSRLAHYNKRSTITSREIQTAVRLLLPGELAKHAVSEGTKAVTKYTSSK
- the LOC132133984 gene encoding piggyBac transposable element-derived protein 3-like, giving the protein MGKNSLKTVSLAELQDTPEPSPPDEKEGRRRLWRHEDIETFQVPDSSFNHPDAVKTPFHYFKMLFTDEMITHISEQTNLYAAQELGDPISTSPEEIEKFLAMLLFMGVFSFPAIDDYWCIESRFDVIADIMPRRRFKLLRRYLHFNDNQQCDGSPDRFYKIRPLFDMLRQQCLLISSTYQHSVDEVMVAYKGTRAGSLRQYIANKPDKWGFKLFCRASSSGIIHDFLLYQGASTFFNVALTEQEEALLLGAKLVTTLCKTITLPRLSVVFCDNFFTSFDLVQNLQENLGIRCIGTVRPNRMGGATLKTDKELMKEGRGAFDFMSAEGLLAVKWFDNKCVSFLSSASGITPLSSVKRWSKEAKAKVAVACPSLIPAYNKHMGGIDLSDMLVHMYKTPAKSRRWYLPLFGYILDLCISNAWLVYKRDCSFLKETPLPLKKFRLAVAHTMAQVNKPASKVGRPSSSSPPQTV